In Pseudoalteromonas sp. '520P1 No. 423', the following proteins share a genomic window:
- a CDS encoding PA4780 family RIO1-like protein kinase — protein MKTPKRIQPLVDEGLVDEVISQLMSGKEATVYAVRCGDEVRCAKVYKEATKRSFKKAAQYNEGRKVRSSRRARAMEKGSKFGRKQQEEIWQNAEVDALYKIADAGVRVPEPFGCYDGVLLMELITDEEGDVAPRLNDVEMPADQAIEDHQIVMTYVMRMLCVGLVHGDLSEFNVLVDEYGPVIIDLPQAVDAAANNNAKAMLKRDVQNMTNYYSQFAPELDKTDYAEEMWAIFEAGDLHADYELTGQFEHSTKAANVGSVLDEIKAAFEEMQDREEAIAASLED, from the coding sequence ATGAAGACACCTAAACGGATCCAGCCTTTAGTTGATGAAGGCTTAGTAGACGAAGTTATCAGTCAGCTTATGAGTGGTAAAGAAGCAACGGTATATGCTGTACGCTGTGGTGACGAAGTACGTTGTGCCAAAGTATATAAAGAAGCAACAAAACGTAGTTTTAAAAAAGCAGCACAATATAATGAAGGTCGTAAAGTAAGAAGTAGTCGTCGTGCGCGTGCCATGGAAAAAGGCTCTAAATTTGGCCGTAAGCAACAAGAAGAAATTTGGCAAAATGCTGAAGTTGATGCTTTATATAAAATAGCTGATGCTGGTGTACGTGTTCCAGAGCCATTCGGTTGCTATGACGGTGTGCTTTTAATGGAGTTGATTACCGACGAAGAAGGTGATGTTGCACCACGTTTGAATGATGTAGAAATGCCAGCTGACCAAGCAATTGAAGATCATCAAATCGTAATGACATATGTAATGCGTATGTTATGTGTCGGTCTAGTTCATGGTGATTTATCCGAATTTAACGTACTGGTAGATGAATATGGTCCTGTGATCATAGATTTACCGCAAGCTGTAGATGCCGCAGCAAATAACAACGCCAAAGCCATGCTTAAGCGTGATGTACAAAACATGACAAATTATTATAGCCAATTTGCGCCTGAACTGGATAAAACTGATTATGCTGAAGAAATGTGGGCGATATTTGAAGCCGGCGATTTACATGCCGATTATGAGTTAACAGGTCAATTTGAGCATAGCACCAAAGCAGCGAATGTTGGTTCCGTATTAGATGAAATTAAAGCCGCATTTGAAGAAATGCAAGATAGAGAAGAAGCGATTGCAGCTAGTTTAGAAGACTAG
- a CDS encoding Hsp20 family protein, whose protein sequence is MRTVDFSPLHRSFIGFDHLASLIDAANRNEKQSGFPPYNIELLAENKYRITMAVAGFTESELAIESENNTLKVTGTKANKAKVERNFIHQGIAERNFERKFQLGDHVKVIGADMENGLLHIDLEREIPEAMKPRQIKIGSGKLLES, encoded by the coding sequence ATGCGTACAGTAGATTTTTCACCACTTCACCGTTCATTCATCGGCTTTGATCATTTAGCTTCACTTATCGATGCAGCTAATAGAAACGAAAAGCAATCAGGCTTTCCTCCATATAATATTGAATTACTAGCAGAAAATAAATACAGAATCACAATGGCTGTAGCAGGTTTTACCGAATCAGAATTAGCAATCGAATCAGAAAACAATACGTTAAAAGTAACAGGCACTAAAGCCAACAAAGCAAAAGTTGAACGTAACTTTATTCATCAAGGTATTGCAGAGCGTAATTTTGAACGTAAATTTCAACTAGGCGACCATGTAAAAGTCATTGGTGCAGATATGGAAAATGGTCTGCTTCATATCGATTTAGAAAGAGAAATTCCAGAAGCAATGAAACCGCGCCAGATTAAAATTGGTAGTGGTAAATTACTAGAAAGCTAA
- a CDS encoding membrane protein, protein MDKLQLISKIITHLEQELKDAIEAATNARDAAVNDESVAETQYDTIAIEAGYLAQGQSKRVDEFETAIKAFHVLKTQKHIVEEIEADTAITIGHLVQLEQDVTKLHWFFIAAFAGGFVTQLEQQNITVITPKSPIGQALVGKCCDDEVKAQLGLNTLEDFISTVI, encoded by the coding sequence ATGGATAAGCTGCAGTTAATTAGTAAGATCATTACTCATTTAGAACAAGAATTAAAAGATGCAATTGAAGCCGCAACAAATGCACGTGATGCAGCTGTTAATGATGAGTCGGTTGCTGAAACCCAATACGATACCATTGCCATTGAAGCGGGGTATTTAGCACAAGGTCAATCTAAACGTGTTGATGAGTTTGAAACGGCGATTAAAGCTTTCCATGTGTTAAAAACACAAAAGCATATTGTTGAAGAAATTGAAGCCGATACGGCAATTACTATAGGCCATTTAGTCCAACTTGAGCAAGATGTCACTAAATTACATTGGTTCTTCATTGCTGCTTTTGCTGGTGGATTTGTTACCCAGCTTGAACAACAAAATATTACTGTAATCACACCTAAATCACCCATTGGCCAAGCTTTAGTTGGAAAGTGTTGTGATGACGAAGTAAAAGCTCAACTAGGCTTAAATACGTTAGAAGATTTTATTTCTACGGTTATTTAG
- the fdxA gene encoding ferredoxin FdxA → MAFVVTDNCIKCKYTDCVAVCPADAFFEGPNFLVINPDECIDCDLCPVECPAGAIYQEDEVPEDQKDFIKLNAELAEIWPRITKVIAPPEDAKVWDGVENKIEFLIVENEE, encoded by the coding sequence ATGGCCTTTGTAGTAACCGATAATTGCATTAAATGTAAATACACTGATTGTGTAGCAGTTTGTCCTGCTGATGCTTTTTTTGAAGGTCCAAACTTTTTAGTGATCAATCCAGACGAATGTATCGATTGTGATTTATGTCCAGTTGAGTGCCCAGCAGGTGCTATTTATCAAGAAGATGAAGTACCGGAAGATCAAAAAGACTTTATAAAATTAAATGCTGAATTAGCTGAAATTTGGCCAAGGATCACCAAAGTTATCGCCCCACCTGAAGATGCTAAAGTATGGGACGGTGTAGAAAATAAAATAGAGTTCTTAATTGTTGAAAATGAAGAATAG
- a CDS encoding YnbE family lipoprotein, whose product MKALIASFLAVILLSACTHKVEVSAKEPITINLNLKIDHEIRVKVDKELDDLFSEDSSIF is encoded by the coding sequence ATGAAGGCATTAATAGCTAGTTTTTTAGCTGTTATTCTATTGAGCGCATGTACGCATAAAGTAGAAGTAAGCGCGAAAGAGCCAATAACAATTAACTTAAACCTGAAGATTGATCATGAAATTCGTGTAAAAGTTGATAAAGAACTTGATGATCTTTTTAGTGAAGATAGCTCAATATTTTAA
- a CDS encoding YdbH domain-containing protein, translating into MQRWLKLSFICVIMSIFIFGAMFSNWQALMLHFVKPYLAPYNIALSCSEMKLASNLDVVIDKLCLKHKLFDVTLRHGKVDWFYQEGIKFKGINLNSVDVKSLKPIEFKKSETASKPLVELHSLFKEISGFTLPFNININEFTYKIFNSKSAYIGKFVAADNDYKIQLSTPLNSEVLVATLNLFNNEVEGEISLNVQSSIEFLAAHGLTFPAEIQNNLNVKGAVSSHFNWKKNLLTINKQTVSLVVYNEVGILNSGPFKLKHNAVWQSVISENEIDLAFDPQSTASLNFDYDAVIALLKDKQVPEYLIDLLINNKKELMIINPQGRFKVNFEQQFIALDAIKLNILNSEQSSLINLEGFSSSLNFDRFNTKFNVNSELNISNEIVKDAAHIELSGQLHKSEGDFFIDFAPASNIILKNLRAKSVYIPQIQTELKGKVQHTSKTGLTLGLNLETNVQKGDLKKIIKTQQLVIESKLDGTLENLKVAGTLVLDDINLANYSIQGDINQPYIDISMEQLSIPSLLELNIAHKPDLALINGSIDYQLKGQLTDMSNAFKNELNLQFNVKDVIGEVNGFWLEGLYWQQHFELKNQKITTYDIANNISLGSIDAGTPISELLATTSINFESNKLNINLLNVKADAFGGSFKIPELKWPLDAKNPVTLKLEQIDLSKIIELEKQQGIIVTGRVSGNLPLFIDENIRIENGKLFNVGEGRIQIKDNPSVESLKQTSTELALAFDALENLDYHQLNADVFMYDDGRMLLDTVIKGRNPDLDNEVNLNLNINYDLLGLIKSLRIADNMESEIIQKSQ; encoded by the coding sequence ATGCAACGCTGGTTAAAATTAAGTTTTATTTGTGTAATTATGAGTATTTTTATATTCGGTGCAATGTTTAGCAATTGGCAGGCATTAATGCTTCATTTTGTTAAACCTTACCTTGCTCCATATAACATAGCTTTATCATGCTCAGAAATGAAACTAGCGTCTAATTTAGATGTAGTGATTGATAAGTTATGTTTAAAGCATAAGCTTTTTGATGTCACTTTAAGGCATGGAAAAGTTGATTGGTTTTATCAAGAGGGGATTAAATTTAAGGGCATTAATTTAAACTCAGTTGATGTTAAAAGCTTAAAGCCGATTGAATTTAAAAAATCTGAAACAGCATCAAAACCCCTTGTTGAGCTTCATTCACTTTTTAAAGAAATAAGTGGCTTTACCTTACCTTTTAACATCAATATTAACGAATTTACCTATAAAATTTTTAATTCAAAATCGGCTTATATCGGAAAATTTGTTGCTGCTGATAATGATTATAAAATCCAGCTTTCAACACCATTAAATTCTGAGGTGTTAGTTGCAACGCTTAACCTTTTTAATAATGAAGTTGAGGGTGAAATCTCTTTAAATGTACAGTCATCTATTGAATTTTTAGCTGCTCACGGTTTAACTTTTCCAGCAGAAATACAAAATAACTTAAATGTAAAAGGTGCTGTCAGCTCTCATTTTAATTGGAAAAAAAACCTACTGACTATAAATAAACAGACAGTAAGTTTAGTTGTATACAATGAAGTGGGCATATTAAATAGTGGGCCGTTTAAACTAAAACATAATGCAGTTTGGCAATCTGTAATAAGTGAAAATGAAATTGATTTAGCATTTGATCCTCAAAGTACTGCAAGTTTAAATTTTGATTATGATGCTGTGATTGCATTATTAAAAGACAAACAAGTACCAGAATATTTAATAGATTTGCTCATTAATAATAAAAAAGAGTTAATGATTATTAATCCTCAGGGGAGATTTAAGGTTAACTTTGAACAACAATTTATTGCCTTAGATGCAATTAAATTGAATATTTTAAATAGCGAACAATCAAGTTTAATAAATCTTGAAGGATTTTCTAGCAGCTTAAACTTTGACAGGTTTAATACAAAATTTAACGTTAACTCTGAACTTAATATATCTAATGAGATAGTGAAAGATGCAGCTCATATCGAATTGTCGGGTCAATTACATAAAAGTGAAGGTGATTTTTTTATAGATTTTGCTCCTGCCTCTAATATCATTTTAAAGAATTTAAGAGCTAAGTCTGTTTATATTCCTCAAATTCAAACTGAGCTTAAAGGTAAGGTGCAACATACCTCCAAAACAGGTTTGACTTTAGGGCTAAATCTAGAAACTAATGTACAAAAAGGAGATTTGAAAAAAATTATTAAAACGCAACAGCTAGTCATTGAATCAAAGCTAGATGGTACTTTAGAAAATTTGAAAGTAGCGGGAACTCTTGTACTAGATGATATTAATTTAGCAAATTATTCGATACAAGGTGATATTAATCAGCCATATATTGATATATCTATGGAGCAATTGAGTATTCCTAGTTTATTAGAATTAAATATTGCACATAAACCAGATTTAGCGCTTATTAATGGTTCAATAGATTATCAACTAAAAGGCCAGCTTACTGATATGAGCAATGCATTTAAAAATGAGCTGAATTTGCAGTTTAATGTTAAGGATGTGATTGGTGAAGTAAATGGTTTTTGGCTTGAGGGTTTATATTGGCAACAACACTTTGAATTAAAAAATCAAAAAATTACAACTTATGATATCGCTAATAATATAAGCTTAGGCAGTATTGATGCTGGTACACCCATTTCTGAATTACTTGCTACTACATCGATTAATTTTGAATCGAATAAACTCAATATAAACTTATTGAATGTTAAAGCTGATGCTTTTGGTGGTAGCTTCAAAATACCAGAATTAAAGTGGCCACTAGATGCAAAAAATCCTGTGACATTAAAGTTAGAACAAATAGATTTAAGTAAAATAATTGAACTTGAAAAGCAACAAGGGATCATAGTAACAGGTAGAGTGTCTGGTAATTTACCGCTATTTATAGATGAAAACATTAGAATTGAAAATGGCAAGCTATTCAATGTCGGTGAAGGGAGGATTCAAATTAAAGATAACCCAAGTGTCGAGTCTTTAAAGCAAACAAGTACAGAGCTTGCTTTAGCATTTGATGCTTTAGAAAACTTAGATTATCATCAATTAAATGCTGATGTATTTATGTATGATGATGGCAGAATGTTACTTGATACGGTAATAAAAGGGCGAAATCCAGATTTAGATAATGAAGTGAATTTAAACCTAAATATCAATTACGATTTACTTGGTTTAATTAAGTCATTAAGGATCGCTGATAATATGGAAAGTGAAATCATCCAAAAATCACAATAA
- a CDS encoding GNAT family N-acetyltransferase, with amino-acid sequence MEFIYLKDKPEFIPQIAHWYFKQWAYLMETPSVEIIKDKLLTQLNCSKIPLVLLLIKNEKLLGTCQLKYHEMDIYPEKEYWLGGVYICHRQRGKGLAKKLVIKAKDIAKSLGVKTLYLQTENLSGGIYSQLGWQPIEQITNKGEKVLVMQCNLSTSPDNV; translated from the coding sequence ATGGAATTTATTTACTTAAAAGACAAGCCTGAGTTTATACCACAAATAGCACACTGGTATTTTAAGCAATGGGCTTATTTAATGGAGACACCGAGTGTTGAAATCATTAAAGACAAACTTCTAACACAACTGAATTGCTCAAAGATACCATTGGTATTACTCTTAATTAAAAATGAAAAATTACTAGGTACTTGCCAATTAAAGTATCATGAAATGGACATTTATCCAGAGAAGGAGTACTGGCTAGGTGGTGTCTATATATGTCATAGGCAAAGAGGTAAAGGGTTAGCAAAAAAGCTTGTCATAAAGGCTAAAGATATTGCAAAATCACTCGGTGTAAAAACTTTGTACTTGCAAACAGAAAACCTTTCAGGCGGTATATATTCGCAACTTGGTTGGCAACCTATTGAACAAATAACCAATAAAGGTGAAAAGGTTTTAGTAATGCAATGCAATCTATCAACCTCACCTGATAATGTATAA
- a CDS encoding NAD(P)/FAD-dependent oxidoreductase — MLRLTDIKLDLNHQEGELKQAVLKKLNITDDQLIDFTVFKRGYDARKKNVITLIYTLDVETSVNDALLETFEKDHNVKLSPDMTYKFVAELPDNFSQRPVVIGMGPCGLFTGLILAQMGFKPIILERGQEVRQRTKDTFGFWRKKILNTESNVQFGEGGAGTFSDGKLYSQVKDPKHYSRKVLNEFVDAGAPSEILYVSKPHIGTFKLVTMVEKMRANIIALGGEIRFGERVDDIHMEESGDDQQVTGLTLASGEKIDTNFVALAIGHSARDTFKMIHDKGVYIKAKPFSVGFRIEHEQSVIDDARFGIHAGHEILGAADYKLVHHCKNGRSVYSFCMCPGGTVVAAASEEGRLVTNGMSQYSRHERNANSAIVVGIDPSDYPLVDGKEDVLAGIEFQRKLEENAFKIGGSSYDAPIQLVGDFLAGRASGEHGEVIPSYKPGVTYCDLSETLPDYAIEAIREAIPAFERKIKGFSMKDATLTAVETRTSSPIQITRDRESFESLNTKGLYPAGEGAGYAGGILSAGIDGIKVAEAMALAMVQSVK, encoded by the coding sequence ATGCTGCGTTTAACCGACATAAAATTAGATTTGAATCACCAAGAAGGTGAATTAAAACAAGCCGTACTTAAAAAATTAAATATTACTGATGATCAATTAATTGATTTTACGGTTTTTAAACGTGGTTATGATGCACGCAAAAAAAATGTTATCACGCTAATTTATACACTTGATGTTGAAACATCGGTTAATGATGCTTTATTAGAGACGTTTGAAAAAGATCACAATGTTAAACTCAGTCCTGATATGACTTACAAATTTGTGGCAGAACTTCCAGATAACTTTAGTCAGCGCCCAGTTGTAATTGGTATGGGACCATGTGGTTTATTTACTGGATTGATTTTGGCCCAAATGGGTTTTAAACCTATTATTTTAGAACGTGGTCAAGAAGTAAGACAACGTACTAAGGATACCTTTGGGTTTTGGCGTAAAAAGATATTAAATACTGAATCAAACGTGCAATTTGGCGAAGGTGGTGCGGGTACTTTCTCTGATGGTAAATTATATTCTCAAGTAAAAGATCCTAAGCATTACAGCCGTAAAGTATTAAATGAATTTGTAGATGCGGGAGCTCCAAGCGAAATATTATATGTAAGTAAACCACATATAGGTACTTTTAAGCTAGTAACTATGGTTGAAAAAATGCGCGCTAATATTATTGCGTTAGGCGGAGAAATTCGTTTTGGCGAGCGTGTTGATGATATCCATATGGAAGAGTCAGGTGATGATCAACAAGTGACTGGTTTAACATTAGCCAGTGGTGAAAAAATTGATACTAACTTTGTTGCTTTAGCTATAGGCCATAGTGCCCGTGATACTTTTAAAATGATCCACGATAAAGGTGTTTATATTAAAGCAAAACCTTTTTCAGTTGGATTCAGAATTGAGCATGAACAATCTGTTATTGATGATGCAAGATTTGGTATACACGCTGGACATGAAATTTTAGGTGCTGCTGATTATAAACTTGTTCATCATTGTAAGAATGGTCGCTCTGTTTACAGTTTTTGTATGTGTCCAGGTGGTACAGTTGTTGCTGCAGCATCTGAAGAGGGACGTTTAGTGACCAATGGAATGAGTCAGTATTCACGTCATGAACGAAATGCAAATAGTGCAATTGTTGTTGGTATAGACCCAAGTGATTACCCATTAGTAGATGGGAAAGAAGATGTTTTAGCTGGTATAGAATTTCAACGTAAACTAGAAGAAAACGCCTTTAAAATTGGTGGAAGTAGTTATGATGCACCAATCCAACTTGTAGGTGACTTTTTAGCGGGTCGTGCAAGTGGTGAACATGGTGAGGTCATTCCATCTTATAAACCTGGCGTAACCTATTGTGATTTAAGTGAAACTTTGCCTGATTACGCAATTGAAGCAATACGCGAAGCGATCCCAGCGTTTGAACGTAAAATAAAAGGCTTCTCAATGAAGGATGCAACATTAACAGCTGTTGAAACGCGTACATCTTCTCCAATTCAAATTACACGTGATAGAGAGTCATTTGAAAGTTTAAATACGAAAGGTTTATATCCGGCAGGTGAAGGTGCAGGTTATGCTGGAGGAATTTTATCTGCAGGTATTGATGGCATTAAAGTAGCTGAAGCTATGGCTTTAGCTATGGTTCAAAGTGTTAAATAA
- a CDS encoding alpha/beta hydrolase-fold protein: MLKRTSNHKTIFGHSMAGAFVIKALASKPDLFENYIATSPYMFPNDKALFTAFDKLFKIIKALINRST; the protein is encoded by the coding sequence ATATTAAAAAGAACATCAAATCACAAAACCATTTTTGGTCACTCTATGGCGGGCGCTTTTGTAATTAAAGCACTTGCAAGCAAACCTGATTTATTTGAAAACTATATTGCCACAAGCCCATATATGTTCCCTAACGATAAAGCACTATTCACAGCTTTTGATAAATTATTTAAAATAATAAAAGCCTTAATAAATCGCTCTACTTGA
- a CDS encoding TlpA disulfide reductase family protein, with protein MKSILIQVVAAIIIFNLVSMFKESSLLDVSGDLPAPYFSLPILENKEKKQEPKLSNSTSLNETYNKNNRLDLSQLKNQKTVVYFFAPWCSICKISMPNLQNKVSDGSVNAIAIALDFDNSEQVKEFTNNLGITFTVLLGNHQIRQNYQIEAYPTYYVIDENLKLSARSMGYSTELGLTLRGS; from the coding sequence TTGAAAAGTATTTTAATACAAGTTGTTGCTGCTATTATTATTTTTAATCTTGTGAGTATGTTTAAGGAATCATCTTTATTAGATGTATCTGGAGATTTACCAGCCCCCTATTTTTCGTTACCTATACTTGAAAATAAAGAGAAAAAACAAGAACCTAAGCTATCAAATAGCACTTCATTAAACGAAACTTATAACAAAAATAACAGATTAGATTTAAGCCAATTAAAAAATCAAAAAACCGTTGTTTATTTTTTTGCGCCTTGGTGCAGTATTTGTAAAATAAGCATGCCTAACTTACAAAACAAAGTCTCAGATGGCTCGGTCAATGCCATCGCCATAGCACTTGATTTTGATAACTCAGAACAAGTAAAGGAATTTACAAATAATTTAGGGATCACATTTACCGTATTATTGGGAAATCATCAAATACGACAAAATTACCAAATAGAAGCATACCCAACTTACTATGTAATAGATGAAAACCTAAAGTTATCAGCCCGCTCTATGGGATATTCGACCGAACTTGGCCTAACACTACGCGGCAGCTAA
- a CDS encoding DUF1697 domain-containing protein — MTQYISIIRGINVSGQKKIVMKELKSLYESLGFENVLTYIQSGNVIFNSDIDHVLDIQKLIEDAIKTKYNFEVPVDIRTSNEFEKVLANLPFGEVDLEADGTKMLITFLFHQPDKSAANRLMEYVKAPEKLVLGDKCIYLHCPNGYGKTKLSNVFIEKKLDVLATTRNLKSVNKLCELARW; from the coding sequence ATGACCCAATATATTTCAATTATAAGAGGCATTAATGTAAGTGGTCAAAAAAAAATTGTAATGAAAGAATTAAAGTCATTATATGAAAGCTTAGGTTTTGAAAATGTACTGACTTATATTCAAAGTGGCAATGTGATCTTTAACTCAGATATAGACCATGTTCTGGATATTCAAAAATTAATAGAAGATGCGATAAAAACTAAGTACAACTTTGAAGTACCAGTTGATATCAGAACATCAAATGAATTTGAAAAAGTGTTAGCTAACCTTCCTTTTGGTGAAGTGGACTTAGAAGCTGATGGCACTAAAATGCTGATTACTTTTTTATTTCATCAGCCTGATAAATCGGCTGCAAATAGATTGATGGAGTATGTTAAAGCACCTGAAAAATTAGTATTGGGTGATAAATGCATTTATTTACATTGCCCAAATGGCTACGGAAAAACTAAGTTGTCGAATGTATTTATAGAAAAGAAACTTGATGTTTTAGCGACAACCCGAAACTTAAAGTCAGTTAATAAATTGTGTGAACTAGCGAGGTGGTAA
- a CDS encoding UvrD-helicase domain-containing protein: MQLKRYWLSKFFIKNHASLEIGTQGVLLDNTLINWPDFETFPYIESHFFFSSLNWQANDIQYHYNWLSKNTASNAITNILDQWGKINKAALIHLANAIKAKMSQGYLRKNTFTNIQNKAIKQLKLWPKDIALFSFDESIHKSLKFLQLVVSWSEQHLAAFQKNYIDRQKAVYLDYFQSIESNPLTDRQQTSCITDEQNNLILAGAGTGKTSTMIGRVGYLLKSVQAKESDFLLLAFGKQAADEMKVRIKEKLNLSSIRVNTFHSLGLNIITSVESKSPNISELASNETNKQNWTQAQFKLLLAQSDFKLKVQSYSQAYLNSNKDLDGNIEEISKNLSQLIGLYKLALFDKQQFQHRLSKNKDQSQIKSELELLSPIYQLYQKHLLDCNEIDFEDMIIKAIQYVESNRFKSNWKHILVDEFQDISEPRARLIKALKTQVSGSSLFCVGDDWQAIYRFTGADISLTTQFASYFGATQITALDKTFRFNNSISDFSSKFVMQNPRQLHKEILTHTQVNEPRVTLHQGDSEDKLSHVLADINDSKSSKQSVYILSRYKFNLPNRHNLNQLNVKFKNLDIKTDTFHASKGKESDHVIILGLNKGKYGFPSQKPIPPLLDCLLPKAEEFQHAEERRLFYVAITRTKHTVHLLSDIKKPSQFITELLEKDYMINYN; this comes from the coding sequence ATGCAATTAAAGCGGTATTGGCTTAGTAAATTTTTCATTAAAAATCATGCTTCATTAGAAATTGGCACTCAAGGTGTTTTGCTAGATAATACACTCATAAATTGGCCCGACTTTGAGACGTTTCCATATATTGAATCTCATTTCTTTTTTTCGAGTCTTAATTGGCAAGCTAATGACATTCAATATCATTATAACTGGCTTTCAAAAAATACAGCAAGCAATGCAATAACCAATATATTAGATCAATGGGGTAAAATAAATAAAGCCGCATTAATTCATTTAGCTAATGCGATTAAAGCAAAAATGAGTCAAGGTTATTTACGCAAAAATACATTTACTAATATCCAAAATAAGGCCATTAAACAGCTGAAGTTATGGCCTAAAGATATTGCATTATTCTCTTTTGATGAATCGATTCATAAATCATTAAAGTTTTTACAATTAGTTGTAAGCTGGAGTGAACAGCATTTAGCTGCTTTTCAAAAAAACTATATAGATAGACAAAAAGCAGTTTATTTAGATTACTTTCAATCAATTGAATCAAATCCTTTAACTGATAGACAACAAACTTCTTGTATTACTGATGAACAAAACAACTTAATTTTAGCCGGTGCAGGTACTGGTAAAACAAGTACTATGATAGGCCGTGTTGGTTATTTATTGAAAAGTGTTCAAGCGAAAGAATCTGACTTTTTATTACTTGCGTTTGGTAAACAAGCTGCTGACGAAATGAAAGTTCGTATTAAAGAAAAACTAAACCTTTCATCAATTAGAGTAAATACATTTCATAGTTTAGGTTTAAATATTATTACATCGGTCGAATCTAAATCACCAAATATTAGTGAACTTGCATCCAATGAAACTAATAAACAAAACTGGACCCAAGCTCAATTTAAACTATTACTGGCTCAAAGTGATTTCAAGTTAAAGGTTCAAAGTTATTCTCAAGCATATCTAAACTCGAATAAAGATTTAGATGGCAATATTGAAGAAATTTCTAAAAATTTAAGTCAATTGATCGGCTTATATAAATTAGCGCTATTTGATAAACAACAATTCCAGCATCGATTGTCAAAAAATAAAGATCAAAGCCAAATAAAATCTGAGCTTGAATTATTATCACCTATATATCAACTTTATCAAAAACACCTTTTAGACTGTAACGAAATAGACTTTGAAGATATGATCATCAAGGCAATTCAATACGTCGAATCAAACCGGTTTAAATCAAACTGGAAACATATATTAGTAGATGAATTTCAAGATATTTCAGAACCTAGAGCCAGGCTAATTAAAGCATTAAAAACGCAAGTATCAGGTTCTTCCCTATTTTGTGTAGGCGATGACTGGCAAGCAATTTATAGATTTACAGGAGCAGATATTAGTTTAACAACGCAATTTGCAAGTTACTTTGGGGCAACCCAAATCACAGCTTTAGATAAAACCTTTCGATTTAATAATAGTATTAGTGATTTTTCCAGTAAATTTGTAATGCAAAACCCGCGTCAATTACATAAAGAAATTCTCACACATACCCAAGTTAACGAGCCAAGAGTTACATTACATCAAGGTGACAGTGAAGATAAATTAAGTCATGTATTAGCAGACATTAATGATAGTAAGTCATCTAAGCAGTCTGTTTATATTCTATCGCGATATAAGTTTAATTTACCTAATAGACATAATTTAAATCAGTTAAACGTTAAATTTAAAAACTTAGATATAAAAACAGATACTTTTCATGCCAGTAAGGGTAAAGAGTCTGATCATGTGATTATATTAGGCCTCAATAAAGGTAAATATGGTTTCCCATCACAAAAGCCAATTCCCCCATTATTAGATTGTTTACTGCCTAAAGCGGAAGAATTTCAGCATGCTGAAGAGCGACGACTATTTTATGTCGCTATTACTAGAACAAAACACACAGTACATCTATTAAGTGACATAAAAAAGCCGAGTCAATTTATCACTGAATTATTAGAAAAAGATTATATGATTAATTACAATTAA
- a CDS encoding YdbL family protein — protein sequence MNKLMKYTSFLIIMLSMSFSALALTLQDAKKQGLVGEMPDGYLGAIKNNAQVTSLVNSVNKKRKDLYISLARKNKITLGQISALAGEKAIQKTASGNFIKNAKGKWIKKD from the coding sequence ATGAATAAATTAATGAAATACACCTCTTTTTTAATCATCATGCTAAGTATGTCATTTTCAGCCTTAGCATTAACGCTTCAAGACGCTAAAAAGCAAGGTTTAGTGGGTGAAATGCCTGATGGCTATTTAGGCGCGATCAAAAATAATGCGCAAGTTACCAGCCTTGTAAATTCAGTGAATAAAAAACGTAAAGACTTGTATATCTCATTGGCCCGTAAAAATAAAATTACTTTGGGTCAGATTTCTGCTTTAGCTGGAGAAAAAGCAATTCAAAAAACAGCCTCAGGTAATTTTATTAAAAATGCAAAGGGTAAATGGATTAAAAAGGACTAA